The window TTGTGTCGTATTATCGTGTCGTGCCAAAAATTGACAGCCCTACCTACAACAATAGTAGTGTAATGTACGTGGGtgaaattttttctaaaataggaagtacattaattttgatggatgGACACAtcaaaatgagattttttttggagATAAATAAAGTACTCACTCAATCTCAAGCTACTTGccacatatttcattttggattatctcaaatttacttgctataatttttcttttgtggAAAACCTTTTATCTCtatctttctcttttattttattctcttttttattaaatttaaacatcaatttttgaaatgtcGTACCAATAAAAAACGTGTCAAATAGTTTGGAATGGAGGGATTACTTGTCCTGCCAAAGGCATTGACATCTCGATCATATATGTGTTAGCTATTGAGTATAAGTAGAATTGCCAACAAACACCATTAGAGTCATATCCATACGATGACAAAATTAGGCCAATGACCGTTTGTTATGTGTGATAAAATTGATTGATGATGCTACTTgattatcttatttattttcatatatttaatcttatattttatcaatatatactataaatcaaAGTACACATCATTTACTGTTTGTTACAAAATCAATATACATGCTACTAACATTTGCATGTATGTTGATCAATTCAGCAATTTCAGGTCTGGATTTGTGGGTTTAAAGTTTAAACCCCAACCCACCCATTTAATTAGAGtacaaatattgattatttaaaaaagaaggagaagaaaagatTGATAATATGGTGAGGAGTAATGATGGGGGGGATATAGTATTAGTGTAGGTGGGGACAGGACAGCTGAAAACGGATGAGCGGCTGTttgataaattcataattcGTGTATTAATTGGTAGAGCTCATGTGAGGGAGAGGCTCACATGTAATGTGAGATTATTGCCCTGCATTTAACTTcccataaatatttattgcttCTAATATGGCCACAGTGTGGTGGCAGCTACATCTTTTATCACTAAACAATACTCTACCTGACTAAGTCAAACCCTCCCATTAATTTCCATACACAATAAATCACCTATGGGCTATGTGTATGTACGTGCACAGTAAATTTTATACTCAAGCGAAGTTAAAAATACTGAAATCGCCttagttaaaaatatatgtgcaatcgaaaaaaatggaattttgaTTGATGTCATTAATTCTACAAATtacttaaaaatcaaaactcgattcgtttaataaataaaaataacaaaccgTACTTGATTTTaatgtactatttttataaatttaacaatgtcaataaattttgagatattAAAATCATACTAAATGTCAAAGCACAGTAAATAGCGCAAAATGACTAAATGAGAGTGGTGCTTACATAAGTTATGCACCGTAACATTTAGAATATAATGTAAGAACCCTTGAATCATGAAGATCTATGATTGATTCATCATCTTGTTGTATAATTCATGATCATGGAGCATATATGAATTCATTGTggatcatttattttatacatttgcATGTAGTCATGGAGCATGCATTAAATTCATTGTGGTTCGTTTATGAAATCGCTATGGAGCATGCATGAATTCACTTGGGATTTGAGCTCAGAATCATGAATTCATTCAATAAGGGGATGATACATCATAGATCTTCATATACTAAGGACTGGTGACATTATTCATGatttatagtttaaatatgatttgtagaataacttattattatagtatataatatatgtgtgAGTGTACTCTATCAGTCTCTTATAAATATGCTCAGTCCTTTTCAACACAAGTTACAATAAATGTTTTAGATAAGTGTGTATgaaaaaatacacattttttGTAGGAGCattgtatttaaataagtcggtaatagtactagttttcatatactagtataagtTGATATAATGcggataaaatgaaaaaaagcatatttatataacagagtaaaatgacaaaataagcTTGTTACTTCACTTATGTCATATGGTTGTGCCACTTTAACCATAAAAAGTGATCctgatttaatttgtatgaaaaagaaaatggaagcCACATGAATTCATGgtttaatatacaaaaaaatgtggaaACGAAGGCGCCAcagaaatcaaataaatagcTTAGAATAGTAGTGGAACTCTCTGTGTGTGTTTTGGTCATCCACACAATAAATCCTCAAATACTAATCGGTGATACAAAGCTAATAAAACATCACCATACAGAAGAAACAAAGGATCAGAAAACTTAACAATGACCCTAATTCTCAATCTAAAAATACACATGTTTCTTTCCCTTGGTCGTTTCCAGCTACTCAATTCACATGGTCCAAAGATGtgctttttttcttcatctttttccaaataataaaatttgaagtgGCCTAACTGAGGCCACTTGCGTTCTTCCAAATCTCCTCAAGCTCTCGAGCAAACGCCTTCTGCCTTCCGACAACTATGGTAAGATGATCTTTGTTTTCGACGACTTTAAGTTGCGCTTGAGGGATCCTCGATTGCATGTCGTAGCTACACTCTATCGGGATCAACTCATCATCCTTGCCATGAAAAATGGTGATGTTGCACTTGACTCTATTCTTCACCTCTTCCAAGTATCCCTCCAATTTCCCAGCACTTCCACAGATGATGTTGTGTAGTGTATGCCATGCTgcgttgtgtgtgtgtgtgaaaaatCCCTCTATCAAGTATGTCCTCATCCTGTCAATTTTCACCATCAAtacatttgttttaaatttaggtataaataaaattctattCAATTTCCCCCCATATGAGTAAATAGACTAGGAATAATATAACAACCATGGTGAGGTGTTCCAATAGTAGATATAGTAGGTAAACAATTTATTACAAACctaaagagagagagggagagaggtTTGTTGCTTGAATATAAATGGCGAAAGAATGAATGCATTATTAGATTCTTAGCCAAGTCCCCCAACTATACATgagaaattaaattcaaacccACAAGATAAAGAAGTTGGTTGTTTCTTtaccaatatttatttttgaacaGTTGCAATCGTCCGTGTCTTgatgtactactactaaaagTCACAAGTAGCTAGGGGGTTTACTTGTGAAGGACAAAATAGGACCCCCATGGTATTCTAAATCAAACTAGGTAAACCCCATAATTCCTAAATTATTGGTGTTAAATAGCTGGTCCTATATTCATAGATTTGGGAATAATATGAATGtgatgtaaataaaaaaataggcaAACCTGTTTCTAGTGAGAAGTTTGGTAAGAAACTCCAATAAACGATGGTTCTTGCTAAGGACAAGGCACGCCGTGCGGCTAATATGCTCGTACCAACACCCTATCGACGCCCCAAACGCAATCACCGGCCACACTCTCCTTGGCGCGATCCTCCTCATAGTGTATTGCGCCGGCGCCTCCCCCTTTGGCGCAGGGAA is drawn from Salvia hispanica cultivar TCC Black 2014 chromosome 6, UniMelb_Shisp_WGS_1.0, whole genome shotgun sequence and contains these coding sequences:
- the LOC125196840 gene encoding probable lysophospholipase BODYGUARD 1, which gives rise to MRRIAPRRVWPVIAFGASIGCWYEHISRTACLVLSKNHRLLEFLTKLLTRNRMRTYLIEGFFTHTHNAAWHTLHNIICGSAGKLEGYLEEVKNRVKCNITIFHGKDDELIPIECSYDMQSRIPQAQLKVVENKDHLTIVVGRQKAFARELEEIWKNASGLS